ACGTGTGCTTACATTTGATTCAATTAAAGACGCTACGTGTAAAAATCCTCAGTTCTATGAAGTATTTAGAGTATTCAGAGCTTTTACTTGCACGGTATTGAAAGTTTCAAAACCCAAAGTATAACCAAAGTGTGTCGGATTTATGGCTGGTATCCAGCCTCCTCTCCATTCCACCATCAGCTGACAGCGGCCAGCAATCAACCGATGCCCTGCGCGTGGTCTGACAGGCATGTCTGTGGTCTGTAAGCATGGAGGGAGTCTTGCATCATTCACTAACTCCCACTAATAAAACTCCagtttatgagtgtgtgtgtgcgtggaaatGTATTGAGTGGCTTTTTTAACATGCAAATATAAAGATGGTGGGAAAGAATTTAGGTGAAGGTTTAGCCAGGCTGAAGGAACAGAGTGGATTAAACCAGCGGGGCTGGTTAGCAGGTTGAATCCGGAACCGGGTGTCTTCAGAGGACGGCACTACTTTTATCACTTTAACAGTAGTGTTGCTCTTAACATATGAAAGTGGTCAGCTGCAGATGCATAAGCATAATCCTGTATGAGTTAAGCTTTTAGAAGCAGTTGATTCTGCTTTACAAGCATGtggtagaaaataaataacatcacCCGTAAAACATGTCTCAACTGTCAGCAATGAAATGAGTCACCCTGTTGACTCCTCCAGCCCAACTTGCTCAATCTACAGCCGGCCCATTCTTTCCCACCTTTTAGTCTTTCCTCGTCCACATTTGTTATCAGGATGCGTCTTTAACCCCCTCGATCCGTTCACTCCGGAGCGGCACGTCTCTTCTCTGCACAGCAACATGCTTTTAATTATGAATCTCGTGAATTTGGGGGGTGGTGAGGAATCCTGCTGATTTATGATGCGCTCCAGTCCTGCAGCGATCGGCGCATTTGCACCGAACGCCCTCCTACTGCAGAGCTCAAAGGTCAGACCTACACAACAGCTGACCTCTAGCAGACTCTGTGCATCGGGCCACTCCGGACCTGATTGACAggccagagagacagagagtggCCCGATGGCGGCTCAGCAGCTCAGGCTGTAGGGTAAGAGAACTCCCTGCGAGAGAACTGCTCCCGCTGGGAGGGAACTTTGCTACACGGTCTCATATAGGGGGAAagtgaaaagacaaagagataACTAATGAGGATAAATGAAGTGGCCTCATTCAGTCATTGGGACTCTGCCGGCTGCTCAACATTACTCTTCTCCTTTGTAACAACTTTGTGGTTTTCTTGCATGGAATAATTCTGCGCCATCTATTTGTTGTCAGCCTCTAAATCCGAGCACTGCGGGCTGAAAACACATGCTTCACATATGAGTCACAGAACACATGAAATCTCCACGGCGGTGATGCTCGGCCTGAGAAATGAGCACATCCCCACAGACGCATTTCCTGGCCGTCCcggctcacttcctgtttcacgcTATGTCATGGGCATCGTGCGTCACAAAGGGCTACTCAGGATGCCGGTTCTGTGGGACTGGACCGCTGCGGGACAAGTCGGTCCCTTTAGGCACAAACAGCAAGGGAGCTGCAGagtatttaattaatttaattcatgCACTGTGCATCGATTCGTGCTGTTGAGGATATATTTAAATTCACACACTTTCACCGTGGGCTTTGTGATCACATGGCGGCGGATGTGAAACGTTATGGGTTCTGCTGAACGGTCATCAGAGGCTTGTCCCAGCCCGTCAGCTCGCCACCGGACCTAGCACCCTTCACACAGAATAAACATGACACAGAGGAGAAACCCGAGATCTATGTCGGAGAGGATGTATTACATGCAGGGAAAGGGACTCTCTAATTCCCCTGGGAGTCTAACTACCCATAAATCATCAAGCAATGAAAGTTTCCTCTCCAAACAGGGGGCTAAAACAAACTGAACAAGAGTCACCATTTCTCCCTTTTTCCTGGTTGGATTTTTTATGAGGAAAGAAGAGATGTACTGGTGCAAGTCCACGCTGGAGCAAAGAGGCAAATACTAAAACATCAATCCTCCGCAGCAACCCTAAACtacaagagaaagaaagaaatccaaCAGCATTTAAAGGCTTTTACACGAGGTGCTCTAATGGTGGCGGGAAGAGTAGAGCCCTTAAATCCGAAGCTGGTCTGAGAACAGAGGGGCCTATCCTTCCCCTTCTGTTATTGCAGAGACGACCCTGGAGCTTTTTGTAATGATATCTGATGCTACAATTAAGATGGAAAATTCTGACatgggcaaaagaaaaagagagacaagtTTCACCACAAACtgccaatgcaaaaaaaaaaaaaaaaaaaacaattccaaGAAGAATAAATCCTTTACTTTGGTATTCTTCTGTAAAATGAAAGCAGGTTTCCATGTGTATGACatgacaaacagaaataaatcctTGCTGTATGTCAACACACAATATTTGCAACAGGATGATTTATTTCCAGATGTTCAGATCGGTGTGATCTCAGAGGTAGAAGCAGTGGCAGCAGTTTGCTGAACTAGCTGTTGCAGAATACGTTTGATCTGATGCCACCAGGAGGGTTAGTACACCTCAGCTCTGTGTTTGTGCGTCTTGAATGTGATGTGACCATACTGTgtgggacggacggacggaacCACCAGCACCACTTTTCAGCTGTTCGGTTCTCACAGAGATCTTGACCTGAAGGCACACTATGTCAAATTTGGATCAGTAAATTTTGGATGTTTGCAGGTAAAAGAGTCAGAAAATTATATTGAGTGAAATAAAACCAGGCGAGATACgcacataataatatataaagTAGTAACATTAAATTTACTTTTACTCTCAAATTGAGAGTGcgtttgtccatccatccatcctcatgCCACTCTTATATATGATCCTAAAAACAATCAGcatataaaatatgtattaatgTTAAATGTTTGGTGAAATTATCTTGCTTTTGATCAAAAGGTCCCTTCTTGATAATGGACAGAAGAAACTAGTCATTCACAAGAGCCAATAAAGAAGTAGGAGGGATACAAGTGCCCCCATGTGGTGAATTATATTATTTCATCTTACATCAGCGTTATTAAAATAAGCTGCCGATACAAACCAGAAATAATTTATCATCCAGTATTTTTTAACTACAGTGAACAATTAATAAATAGCATTTGGCAAGTCCAAGctaataaattcatattttaaaagtaCATTTTGGAGTAGTTCGAAACAGTATTTTTGAGAGATGCTGTacagttttatgttttatgatttttttttattgtagccAAATAAAAGATGTGGTGCCCTAAAGATAACAGATTCATCAGCTGTATATGGCCCAGTCTACTTTCATAAATAAACCTATAGagttaaataatatttaattggTACCAGTCTCCTGAAATGAGAGCATTATTGCTTCCATCCATTAGCTTTGAATTAAAACGTAAGCAGCAGCTCCCAGGAACCTTTCACACTGTCATCTGGATGCTGTAACCTGCTGATCAAATATATTTTCCCACTAAAGCTTTTTATATATCAGGGGCTGAATAATTTGTTTCCAACAGTAGAGAACAATAAACAATTCAGAGGCAGACTCTGAGCTTTATCTCACATTTTGACTCTTTATTTTCACTTAATCAAAAGGTAAAACTGTTTCTTTACAGGTCTGGAGTCTGCTGTACACCATGCTGGCTGATCTCTATAACCATAAAACAGCAAAGACACAGAAGAAGACGTGATTCTTCTCCGAAGGTTTCCAATCTGACCAGCTATTGCGTTTAACCTTGAGTTTGGTTGACTGGCGCCGCATGCTGGCGAGAAAGATGCAGCGAGTACTCGTTTTGCACCAACTGCTCTCAGAACACGGCAGCATGTAAAATACGTGTAAAAACTTTCAAATCACGACATTTCAATATTCAATGACATATTTAAGAAagcaatttattaaaaaaagaaatgtgacaTTCATTATGTGACTCAAATAATGAGCCGTAGTGTTTCTCTCTCATTGGGCCCCAAACCTCTCAGAAACACGCTAAGAATGACTATCTCCGACTCCAGCTTCACCATGATAATACTGATACTTATATTTGCCCGTTAGCTCCCATATAAAACAAGATTTCAAGGAAACATCGCGCACATTCTGTATCAAAAAGTGTCAGGAAAATACTAAAGGCTTGATCCTGCACGTATTCTGACTTAAACCAGGATTGGATTACATCTCGCCTATCTGCACTGGCTCCCAGTAAATTTCAGAATGGAATTTAAAATCCTTCTCCACGTACTACATGCCTTTAACATCACTCAAAGGAATTATTAAGGGTTATACTTTGGATCCAAAGAATCTTCTGGAGCCAACTATCAGTTAATATCCCAGCCTTGATCCGGGACGCCCTCTCTACATTTAAGAGTATGctttaaatgttctttcttAATAAAGCTTATCATTAGGGATGGTTCATGTTAGTCATTAGCTACGCTGTTACAGGCTCAACCCTAACCCAGCGGCGGTTGTGAAAATTGCCTTTAGAGATCCTTTGTTCTGATTTGTTGCTATTCTAATTAATTGATCCAGCTCATTgggtcatttattttcctttgttgTGGCGTTTCGATGCCATTGGTGTTGACATGTTCAGTACTCATTTACTTcgcttttaattatttttcccCTCAGTTATTCTTGTGAGCTGTTTGCcatagtggggaaaaaaaatcaatacactAATGCATTTTGTATGTACATAATTGATTTCATCATCACTGGAACAATATCACATTTCATTACGCTTTTGTCCATCAATGGGTGAAGCATCCATCTGCTCTATTTTATTCCCATCATTGTAGAGATatgattaatttgttttattaaaagaaGCTCAATAATCATTTTTTGCACAGTGCCATTATTAAAAGAACTTTTAAAGAAAGCAAATGCAGCGACAGtcatttaaaatgccatttatGTCATCGACTTTCCAAGAACCAATACAAATGCATAGGAATACATTTCACCACCTAAAACCACACGAAGCCACGACTGCAATAAAACATCACCGtacaaatagaaaaaagaaGGCCGGCTTTCCGAGGCGCGGCAGTGAAGAGCCACGCGCTCACAAATGagttcacacacattcaaaaagAGCATCAAGTAtgtacacactcacacacacacacacacagagcttatATCGTACAGCATTAAAGATGAGTGGCTGTAAAAAGTtatctggagggaggggggggtgttacaGTATACAGTATGAAAGGTAAACAGGTAACAGCCAGAGTGTACATGAAACGCATTTTTACAGTTCAGCCAACTTTACTTTATAAATATTCTTCATCCAAAAGTCAGTGCAGTTCTGGTCCTCCGTTTTTACGCCCAGTCCGTGGTAGACCCGGTCCAAAATGACGGTTTCCACATAAATCTTTTCACATCAGTTTTGCCTCTGATTAACGCTATGATTTGTGCatgtatttcttttgtttgcatgttttttgtagtctttttttaaccagccAGTACTTCAAAAGTCCAGCTGTGAAGTACGGGAGTatgagaagttttttttttcctaccaaTTAGCTAATATAAAAAGGGATCAACAAATTTACAAGTATccattttgttcttttctcctGGATTCcccttattttaaaaaaaggtcacaGATGGAGCAGCTCTACTGGATTCCCCTGAAGAGACACATTGCAAAGACCATGGCGAAGAGCTGAGGACAGGAAGAGCAAAGAGATTATAAACAGCAAAAGGAAAAGTGTTTCTTAATCCTGACATAAAAGTGGCCCGACATCCATTCTGGATTCCTGTTTGTTTACTATTTTATGTTTacttttttaaagtattttttaaagctGAGGTCCCAGCTGTTCACACAGCCGTTGTTGTGGTTGGACATTATTTCATCATATTTACAGAAAGTTCATACATTTACTTCATTTTCTAAATTTAATAAATTCTACTTTCACTCAAACTCATTCACCATTGAAGCTTTGCATGCACACAGCATTTTTCCAACTTTAGAATTATTGTAAGAATGAATGACTGTAAATATGATTCCAGTTTGCTGCATCGacgagaaataaaaaaagagaaaatattatgaatggtcttttttttaaacctcaatTAAAGACTGGGAGATAGAAATGCgttattttttgtatttctaattttaaatttttatatttttatatttttaattaattattattattatttcacaggATGCTGTGCTATGATGGAGAATAaagctttctctttctgtgcatcagataaaatatatttctatattaattatattaagTATATATTAAGTATATTTCTGTAGTACTATTTCCCACCACTAGACGGAGACGTTGTCACACAGACAGCTCTCAAGTACCttctgaaataaatattcacatcCCTGAATGTCCGAAGAAAAGCTGTAGAGCATGAATCCTGCCGTACCTCAATGGTGAGCACCACGATGGCCAGAGCTCCAGCCACATAGATGTACAGCTCAAAGTAGTCCACTACTGCAGAGTAACAGCCCTGTGGACACACAGAGACGTGGAGCTCAGCAGACATCAGTGGGCTGTAAACGGCCACCATTACAGAGACAATTAATCTAAAACCACAGCTTTAATTGAGCGAGGCGCCGAACAAAGGCCTGGCTGTGGGAGTGGGAAACCGCGCCTCCAGCCTCACTGAGTTTTAATGAGGGAGACACACAATGTGGACAACTCCCATTGTTCTCCTGGCATGAAAAGCAACAGGTGGAGAGTGTCGTGAAATCCTCTCCCTCCCGGCTCTCGCTGTAATTACGAGTCACTCCAGGGCTTCCTTTATACAGACGGAAGCTGGAAGCCGGTGTGCAACTCTGAAGCACATATTCATACACTTATTATCCTCTATTTTTGCACACATGGAtgccccacaaaaaaaaaatccaatttgtatgcacatgcacacaaatacatctacacacatgcacacgtgcacagaTTTCGGCGTCTCCACACCCGCACCCTACATATGGAGAAGGACTAATCAGCCATGGAAGAGTCAGCAATCCCCTGGATGTCACCCCTCAACTGTCTCCTGCTCTAATTAGACCTGGAGGTGGCTtgtatggagagagagagagagagagagagagagagagagcgagagagctgACAGAAGTTACCTTGTTATGGCGGAACATCATACTGCCTGATAAGCACTGCCCCAGGTTGATGTAGGCCTTGTCCCCGGTCTGACCGGCATGCTGGCAGCAGGCTTCTGGGACAATGTGGTTCTGGTTGATCATCTTGAACCGGCTGTCCCTGAAATCCTCTGGGCTGTTCACCCCACAGCAGTCAAACTGTCGGGAGAGAGGAAGCCGTGACTGGAGCGCCTGTGTGTGCGCGGCGGCCTGCGGTCCGCCCACTGCACCAGCCCAGCATGATGATTTTGGATGTGGACCCTCCGACACACAAGGCTAAAACTTTCCAACTTCCACAGACAGTCGGTGGAAGTAATGAgtctgggtggggtggggtgggggtgggggtgggggtgggggggcacatgAGCTCATCGCCGTGGGTGTCGGCCTTACTGTTGTCATGATGGCATTCCATGTGGTGGTGAAGACGTCGGTGTTGTTGTAGCCCTGATAATGGCTCTTCAGCTCCTTGGTGAAGTATTCTCTGGTCAGCTGAAGATAAGAGCAGAGTTTCAGTTCACTGCAGGGATGAAGCCGGACAGTCGCGGACAAGAGAGACGGAGGTCGCTCATCTCGTTCAATCAATAACCATCGGGAGCCAATATGAGCTCTCGTAATTTTTCGTTTGCCAGAAACATTTGTGGGGTTGAAATTTGGCACGCAGTCCTGCTGGTCTGTAGAGATCAGAagaaggatgaagaagaagcagcagcagcagcagcgacttACATGCTCCCTGAAGATGAAGGCCAGGATGGCAGCGGCCAGCTCCGCtaagaagatgaggaggatgagcatGAAGAACTGCAACAACGAAAGAAAAGAGCAGAGCAACACACGAGAAATCACATTGTGGACTGGCCAGCCTGTCACTATTAACTATGCAAGAGGAACTAATAGACAAGCTGTTTTTCTGCCTCAAGCACAACAGGCTGGCTAATCAACACACGCTCAGGTAAACCGGATTGGTCACACAAatccgttaaaaaaaaagtcaactcACAAAGAGGAGCAGACACTTGTTCTCCCGGATGGCTCCACAGCAGCCCAGGAAGCCCAGGAGGAAGAGCATGCCCCCCATGGCCAGGATGATGTAGACCCCCGTGAACAGCAGGGGGTTGGCGGCTATGATTTCTCTGAATCCTGTGGGGTCCACCAGCACCCACACCCCCACTCCCAAGAGGAAAGAGCCCCCCAGCTGGTGGACAGGAGTGAAAGACAGCAGTCAGACAAAATCGGCAGGCaggtagaatagaatagaatagaaagcctttattgttattgcatagtggatatattCGGTATAGTCTGTATTCGGAGCGGTGCATGAATCAGCCAACAAAGGGTTAAATTATGGTAGATTAATGGATCCGATAAATGGAATAGAAGATCGGGGCTTTTCTTCCAGCAAAATATGCTGGTAATGCAAATCCGTGAGCGGCTGGGGTGAGAGGTGAGGGCAAATAAAAGGCTCCATATCTCCAGAGCCATGATGccttgggggagggggggggggtctattctGCTTCAAATAAATCCCTAACTCTGCCAGAGAGACGCACggcctccatcctctccttgATGAGCAGCGTGACTGAAGCGTTTGAGAAAGCTCCAACAGAAACAAAGGGGTGGCCGTAAAACAGGCCGGCGCTAACAGCCCTTAGCTCTGCTGCATTATCAGCCAAGCCTTGAACAATGGCTTCAGAGTGGAGTCACGAAACAGGAGGGTTGAGTCTAATAAAGCAGGAGCCCCTCCCAGCGTGACCCCCCCTCTTTACAGGCTCACAGTAATGGGATTACCCTCGACTGTCTGATCAAGATTGATCAACTCAGGCGTCAGTCACAAAGCCTTCATAGCGCAGGGAGCCTCAGATGTGTGCCAGCATGCTAAGATGTAATCAAGAGAGAATCTGATGGGATCAAGATAGCCTCCATCTAATGAGATGCAAATGTGACTCCATTAGTGCactgtggggcggggggggggggggtgttaaatgAATTAGATTGACACCAACTTCAGATGAAGCCAGATGAAGAGTATTTGAGGA
The sequence above is drawn from the Brachionichthys hirsutus isolate HB-005 chromosome 5, CSIRO-AGI_Bhir_v1, whole genome shotgun sequence genome and encodes:
- the tspan18b gene encoding tetraspanin-18B, with the protein product MEGDCLSCIKYLMFVFNFLIFLGGSFLLGVGVWVLVDPTGFREIIAANPLLFTGVYIILAMGGMLFLLGFLGCCGAIRENKCLLLFFFMLILLIFLAELAAAILAFIFREHLTREYFTKELKSHYQGYNNTDVFTTTWNAIMTTFDCCGVNSPEDFRDSRFKMINQNHIVPEACCQHAGQTGDKAYINLGQCLSGSMMFRHNKGCYSAVVDYFELYIYVAGALAIVVLTIELFAMVFAMCLFRGIQ